One segment of Panicum virgatum strain AP13 chromosome 3K, P.virgatum_v5, whole genome shotgun sequence DNA contains the following:
- the LOC120699008 gene encoding exonuclease mut-7 homolog → MGCFEEVTQEGPGTNQHNDERSICLHPFYDLSHVPPATFIYLLKDCYTYGTNKATSKFKILLQLVKVALHNAPQPGPFTYAIQCMYIVPLLGKTYSEGFSHMLTSSLKHLKSVESVQKDFLEAKYLAAQLVLNILDSVVPHENRILVKLLETFEIELRDMAHALYGSELDDDLVKAKEHLRQYVKCFMESESNAIAVALITRFSIQCCDESFLIKLIESNQLDIAEECATFMGKEMISLVIQKFLDMKMLKSANKLVKEHDLTEEFPDVSYLYKESLVKKLAEKGCWDIAEARAKKEKKLVEYLVYLAMEAGYMEKVDELCQRYSLEGYVNSLVPEKVFCGSDYLDLKKLDVQEIVWVDEINGLLNATSCIEACKIIGMDCEWRPNFEKNSKPSKVSIIQIASDKIAFIFDLIKLYEDDPKVLDSCFRRIMCSSNILKLGFDIQCDLHQLAQSYGELECFQSYEMLLDMQKLFKGVTGGLSGLSKEILGAGLNKTRRNSNWEQRPLSQKQKEYAALDAVVLVHIFHEHIRRQPQFGVSEGCKAEWKSHVVSRVNSARRPLRF, encoded by the exons ATGGGTTGTTTTGAAGAAGTTACGCAGGAAGGTCCTGGAACCAATCAGCACAATGATGAGCGCTCCATATGCTTGCATCCCTTTTATGATCTATCGCACGTTCCTCCAGCCACTTTCATTTATCTCTTAAAGGACTGCTATACATACG GTACCAACAAAGCAACCTCAAAGTTTAAGATCCTTCTGCAGCTGGTAAAAGTGGCATTGCATAATGCGCCTCAGCCAGGGCCATTCACATATGCTATCCAGTGTATGTATATTGTGCCACTGCTGGGGAAAACTTATTCTGAAGGTTTCAGCCATATGTTGACATCTTCTTTAAAGCACTTGAAATCTGTTGAATCCGTACAGAAAGATTTTTTGGAGGCAAAGTACCTTGCTGCACAACTTGTTCTCAATATCCTTGATTCTGTTGTACCCCATGAGAACCGCATATTGGTTAAGCTTCTTGAGACATTTGAAATTGAGTTGAGAGATATGGCTCATGCTTTGTATGGTTCAGAGTTGGATGATGATCTAGTGAAAGCAAAAGAACATCTAAGACAGTATGTAAAATGCTTTATGGAATCAGAATCCAATGCAATCGCTGTAGCTCTGATAACACGATTTTCTATCCAATGCTGTGATGAGTCCTTTCTCATAAAATTGATTGAAAGCAATCAATTAGATATTGCCGAGGAGTGTGCTACTTTCATGGGCAAGGAAATGATATCTTTGGTCATCCAAAAGTTTCTAGATATGAAAATGCTAAAGAGTGCGAACAAGTTGGTGAAAGAACATGACCTTACAGAAGAGTTCCCAGATGTTAGCTATTTGTACAAAGAGAG tttaGTAAAGAAGTTGGCTGAGAAAGGGTGCTGGGATATTGCTGAAGCCCGGgccaagaaggaaaaaaaacttgTGGAATATCTG GTATATTTGGCCATGGAAGCTGGTTATATGGAGAAGGTTGATGAGCTTTGCCAGCGGTACTCCCTTGAAGGTTATGTCAATTCTTTGG TTCCAGAGAAGGTATTTTGCGGATCTGATTACTTAGATCTGAAGAAATTGGATGTACAAGAAATTGTCTGGGTCGATGAGATCAATGGGCTTCTTAATGCAACAAGTTGTATTGAAGCTTGTAAAATTATTGGCATGGATTGTGAGTGGAGAccaaattttgagaaaaatagCAAACCTAGTAAG GTCTCAATCATACAAATTGCATCAGATAAGATAGCCTTCATCTTTGATCTGATTAAGCTGTATGAAGATGACCCAAAAGTATTGGACAGCTGCTTCAGGCGAATTATGTGTTCATCTAATATACTAAAACTGG GTTTCGACATTCAATGTGATCTCCATCAGCTAGCTCAATCCTATGGTGAATTGGAATGTTTCCAGTCCTATGAAATGCTGCTTGATATGCAGAAGTTGTTTAAAGGGGTTACTGGTGGTCTCTCTGGATTGTCAAAG GAAATATTAGGAGCTGGTTTGAACAAGACACGACGAAATAGCAACTGGGAGCAACGGCCACTGAGCCAAAAGCAG AAAGAGTATGCTGCTCTTGATGCTGTGGTCCTTGTGCACATATTCCATGAACACATCCGGAGGCAACCACAGTTTGGTGTATCTGAGGGATGCAAAGCCGAATGGAAGTCTCACGTT GTTTCCCGAGTAAACAGCGCGCGTAGGCCATTGCGTTTCTAG
- the LOC120699004 gene encoding nicotinamide adenine dinucleotide transporter 1, chloroplastic-like, which translates to MPGDAATSPAPPPSSASSSSQQHHHHQGPASARGLLCHAVAGASAGVVAATFVCPLDVIKTRFQVHGCPKLATGTVGGSVIIGTLQQIAQREGFRGMYRGLSPTILALLPNWAVYFTVYEQLKSLLSSNDGSQLSLGANVVAASCAGAATSIVTNPLWVVKTRFQTQGIRAGPILYKGTLAALRRIAHEEGIRGLYRGLVPALVGVSHVAIQFPAYEKIKAYLAERDNTTVEALSFGDVAVASSLAKVAASTMTYPHEVVRSRLQDQGVHSEARYKGVIDCIRKVYYKEGVAGFYRGCATNLFRTTPAAVITFTSFEMIHRFLLDLLPPAPEPHIQPLKH; encoded by the exons ATGCCGGGCGACGctgcgacctcgccggcgccgccgccttcgtcagcgtcctcgtcctcgcagcagcaccaccaccaccagggcCCCGCTTCCGCCCGCGGGCTCCTGTgccacgccgtcgccggcgcctccgctg GTGTGGTGGCGGCGACGTTCGTGTGCCCGCTCGATGTCATCAAGACGAGGTTCCAGGTGCACGGCTGTCCCAAGCTAGCCACAGGCACAGTTGGAG GTAGTGTAATTATTGGGACCTTACAACAGATTGCTCAACGGGAAGGTTTTCGGGGAATGTATCGTGGCCTCTCCCCTACTATTCTGGCGCTATTACCAAACTGGGCG GTCTATTTTACTGTATATGAGCAGCTCAAAAGCCTGCTTTCTTCCAATG ATGGAAGTCAACTCTCTTTAGGGGCAAATGTTGTTGCTGCATCATGTGCAGGAGCTGCAACGAGTATTGTAACAAATCCACTTTGGGTTGTCAAAACAAGATTTCAG ACCCAAGGAATAAGAGCCGGGCCAATCCTGTATAAAGGTACTCTTGCTGCCTTGAGAAGAATAGCACATGAGGAGGGCATACGCGGACTATACCG TGGTCTGGTCCCTGCCTTGGTTGGTGTCAGTCATGTTGCTATTCAGTTCCCTGCATATGAGAAGATTAAAGCTTATCTGGCGGAGCGAG ATAATACTACTGTTGAAGCATTGAGTTTTGGTGATGTTGCTGTTGCTTCATCTCTGGCTAAAGTAGCTGCATCAACTATGACATATCCTCATGAG GTTGTTCGTTCAAGGCTGCAAGATCAGGGAGTACACTCGGAGGCTAGATACAAAGGTGTAATAGACTGCATCAGAAAGGTTTATTACAAAGAGGGTGTGGCTGGCTTCTACCGTGGATGTGCCACAAATCTGTTCCGGACAACCCCTGCTGCAGTGATAACTTTCACCAGCTTTGAGATGATCCATCGGTTCCTCCTTGATCTACTCCCTCCTGCACCTGAGCCGCACATCCAACCACTGAAGCATTGA